In the genome of Pseudomonas putida, one region contains:
- a CDS encoding PLP-dependent aminotransferase family protein: MNECALALPFDPTGIVLDRRRGLSQQLYQALRARVLDGRLGSGTRLPATRDLAAMLLLSRNSVVRAYDQLYAEGYIESRVGDGTYVSQLPKLSTQVSTGLSRGLSTGLSTFSASGTEDLSSLERSSEPLQRLKNNHLPPPKAGAPRAFRVGVPAFDLFPFEVWARLQAGFWRNPDPASLGYGDPAGEPQLRELIAAYLRRSRGLSCGAEQIVITSGAQQAISLCAQLLLQPGDGVAVENPGYRAAGHTFALAGAKVRGVPVDDEGMDCEQLAQLPDCRMAYVTPAHQYPTGVTMSLARRLSLLDWAQRQDGWIIEDDYDGEYRYSGAPLAPLASLDRQGRVLYVGTFGKIAFPALRLGYLVLPRQLVEAFSQGRALAVRHSEVGTQCVMAQFMAQGHFQRHIRRMRKAALARRNVLKAGWPQDVPGLGAMPEVAAGLHVKVAVDNLAREQELVARAEVVGVEVNPLSSYWLEDGNVPVDKRAGLVLGFAAVPEVQIADALMRLRRAWRPLRR; this comes from the coding sequence ATGAACGAATGTGCCCTCGCGTTGCCCTTCGACCCCACCGGTATCGTGCTCGATCGTCGACGCGGGCTGAGCCAACAGCTTTACCAAGCGTTGCGGGCGCGGGTGCTGGATGGGCGCCTGGGCAGCGGCACGCGTTTGCCTGCCACTCGAGATTTGGCGGCCATGCTGTTGCTGTCGCGCAATAGCGTGGTACGGGCATACGATCAGCTGTATGCCGAGGGCTATATCGAAAGCCGGGTTGGTGACGGTACCTACGTCAGCCAGCTGCCTAAACTATCCACACAGGTATCCACAGGGTTATCCCGGGGGTTATCAACAGGGTTATCCACATTTTCGGCATCTGGTACTGAGGATTTATCCAGTTTAGAGCGCTCGAGCGAGCCTTTGCAGCGCTTGAAAAACAACCACCTTCCCCCGCCCAAGGCTGGCGCGCCGCGAGCTTTTCGCGTCGGCGTGCCGGCTTTCGATTTGTTCCCGTTCGAGGTCTGGGCCAGGTTGCAAGCGGGTTTCTGGCGAAACCCCGACCCTGCCTCATTGGGTTACGGGGACCCGGCGGGGGAGCCGCAACTGCGGGAACTCATCGCGGCGTATTTGCGTCGCTCACGAGGGCTTTCTTGTGGCGCTGAACAAATTGTGATCACCAGTGGTGCCCAGCAGGCCATCAGCCTTTGTGCACAGTTGTTATTGCAGCCAGGCGATGGGGTGGCTGTGGAAAACCCAGGGTACCGAGCGGCCGGCCACACCTTCGCCCTGGCAGGGGCGAAGGTCAGGGGTGTGCCGGTGGATGACGAAGGTATGGATTGCGAGCAGCTGGCGCAGCTTCCCGATTGTCGGATGGCCTATGTCACGCCGGCGCACCAGTATCCCACCGGCGTCACCATGAGCCTGGCCCGGCGCCTATCCTTGCTGGACTGGGCGCAGCGCCAGGATGGCTGGATCATCGAAGACGACTACGACGGCGAGTACCGCTACAGCGGCGCGCCGCTGGCCCCCTTGGCCTCCTTGGACCGGCAGGGGCGGGTGCTCTACGTGGGCACATTCGGCAAGATCGCCTTCCCGGCCCTGCGCCTGGGTTACCTGGTGCTGCCTCGGCAGTTGGTGGAGGCGTTCAGCCAGGGGCGGGCACTGGCAGTGCGCCATTCAGAGGTCGGCACCCAATGCGTCATGGCGCAGTTCATGGCCCAGGGCCATTTCCAGCGGCATATCCGGCGGATGCGCAAGGCGGCACTGGCGCGGCGAAATGTGCTGAAGGCCGGGTGGCCCCAGGATGTGCCAGGACTGGGTGCCATGCCGGAAGTGGCGGCAGGACTGCATGTGAAGGTGGCTGTGGATAACCTTGCGCGTGAGCAGGAGCTGGTCGCTCGGGCGGAGGTGGTGGGCGTTGAGGTCAACCCATTGAGCAGCTACTGGCTCGAGGATGGCAATGTGCCTGTGGATAAGCGCGCCGGACTGGTGCTGGGGTTCGCGGCGGTGCCTGAGGTGCAGATTGCGGATGCACTGATGCGTTTGCGCAGGGCCTGGC
- a CDS encoding FMN-binding negative transcriptional regulator translates to MYNAKPHQEHDLGRLHQQMRDTRLAVLVSHGVHGLLATHLPVLLDPTEGEYGTVYAHLARANPQWQVLEQGGEALLIFPGADAYVSPSYYPSKAENPKVVPTWNYLAVHAYGAVQVIHDAPRLLEIVSRLSDRHEQGRIEPWKVSDAPSDYIDGMLRAIVGIRMPIARLQGARKLSQNRLAQDIAGVRDGLGSSTDYLDNQLAAHMRPL, encoded by the coding sequence ATGTACAACGCCAAACCCCACCAGGAACATGACCTCGGGCGTCTGCATCAGCAAATGCGCGATACTCGCCTTGCCGTCCTGGTCAGCCATGGCGTACACGGCTTGCTAGCCACCCATCTACCCGTGCTGCTCGATCCCACTGAAGGCGAGTACGGCACCGTCTATGCCCACCTGGCCCGGGCCAACCCCCAGTGGCAGGTCTTGGAGCAGGGCGGCGAAGCCTTGCTGATATTCCCTGGCGCAGATGCCTATGTCAGCCCGAGCTATTACCCCAGCAAGGCCGAGAACCCCAAGGTCGTGCCCACCTGGAACTACCTGGCCGTGCATGCCTATGGCGCGGTGCAGGTAATCCACGACGCCCCTCGCCTGCTCGAGATCGTCAGCCGCCTGAGCGATCGACACGAGCAAGGCCGCATCGAGCCCTGGAAAGTGAGCGACGCCCCCAGCGACTACATCGACGGCATGCTGCGCGCCATCGTCGGCATTCGCATGCCCATCGCCCGCCTGCAAGGCGCGCGCAAGCTCAGCCAGAACCGCTTGGCGCAAGACATCGCCGGCGTACGTGACGGCCTGGGCAGCAGCACCGATTACCTGGACAACCAACTCGCGGCGCATATGCGCCCACTCTGA
- a CDS encoding GNAT family N-acetyltransferase: MPSVTLRPVSANDHAAWLALWQAYLRFYETELADEVSASTWQRLLDANEPTHSALAWVDGKAVGMVNWIYHRSNWSIENACYLQDLYVNTDQRGLGIGRQLIEHVYATAKAANCIKVHWLTHETNATAIRLYEQVAERPGFIQFRKGL; this comes from the coding sequence ATGCCCAGCGTTACCCTGCGCCCCGTGAGCGCCAACGACCATGCCGCCTGGCTCGCCCTCTGGCAGGCCTACCTGCGCTTCTACGAAACCGAATTGGCCGATGAGGTCAGCGCCAGCACCTGGCAGCGCCTGCTGGATGCGAACGAACCCACTCATTCGGCCCTGGCCTGGGTCGATGGCAAGGCGGTGGGGATGGTCAACTGGATCTATCATCGCTCCAACTGGAGCATCGAGAACGCCTGCTACCTGCAGGATTTGTACGTCAACACAGACCAGCGTGGTTTGGGCATTGGTCGCCAACTGATCGAGCACGTCTACGCGACCGCCAAGGCAGCCAACTGCATCAAGGTGCACTGGCTGACCCATGAAACCAATGCCACCGCCATCCGCCTGTACGAACAGGTCGCCGAACGGCCGGGCTTCATTCAATTTCGCAAAGGGTTGTAG
- a CDS encoding GNAT family N-acetyltransferase → MSDALNWKPAATPKAEPIEGRFIRLEKLDPARHGDDLWEVLQGPGSDPVLWDYLPYGPFTERSSFDRWLEGNAAGRDPLFYSVIDRANGQVQGILSYMSIVPEQGRFEIGHIAFGAAMQRTPRGTEAVYLLSQLGFALGNRRLEWKCNNANARSKRAAERFGFVFEGVFRKHMVVKDHNRDTAWYSITDDEWPSVAAGFERWLSAENQQPEGQVKTLEACRKG, encoded by the coding sequence ATGTCCGACGCACTGAACTGGAAACCTGCGGCAACACCCAAGGCCGAGCCCATCGAAGGGCGTTTCATCCGCCTGGAAAAGCTCGACCCAGCCCGCCACGGCGATGACCTCTGGGAGGTGCTGCAAGGCCCCGGCTCGGACCCGGTGCTGTGGGACTACCTCCCCTATGGGCCCTTCACCGAGCGCTCAAGCTTCGACCGCTGGCTCGAAGGCAACGCCGCTGGCCGCGACCCACTGTTCTACAGCGTGATCGACCGCGCCAACGGCCAGGTCCAGGGGATCCTGAGCTACATGTCGATCGTCCCCGAACAGGGCCGCTTCGAGATCGGCCACATCGCTTTCGGCGCCGCCATGCAACGCACACCTCGGGGCACCGAGGCCGTCTACTTGCTAAGCCAACTCGGTTTTGCCCTGGGCAATCGTCGTCTGGAGTGGAAGTGCAACAACGCCAACGCCCGCTCCAAACGCGCCGCCGAACGCTTCGGCTTCGTCTTCGAGGGGGTTTTCCGCAAACACATGGTGGTCAAGGATCACAACCGGGATACGGCCTGGTACTCGATCACCGATGATGAGTGGCCAAGCGTTGCGGCAGGCTTCGAGCGCTGGTTGAGCGCAGAGAACCAGCAGCCCGAGGGGCAAGTGAAGACCTTGGAGGCCTGCCGTAAAGGCTGA
- the oadA gene encoding sodium-extruding oxaloacetate decarboxylase subunit alpha, with product MSKKIHVTDTILRDAHQSLLATRMRTEDMLPICDKLDKVGYWSLEVWGGATFDACVRFLKEDPWERLRKLRAALPNTRLQMLLRGQNLLGYRHYSDDVVKAFVAKAAVNGIDVFRIFDAMNDVRNLRVAIEAVKAAGKHAQGTIAYTTSPVHTIDAFVAQAKQMEAMGCDSVAIKDMAGLLTPFATGELVKALKAEQSLPVFIHSHDTAGLAAMCQLKAVENGADHIDTAISSFAWGTSHPGTESMVAALKGTEFDTGLDLELLQEIGLYFYAVRKKYHQFESEFTAVDTRVQVNQVPGGMISNLANQLKEQGALSRMNEVLAEIPRVREDLGFPPLVTPTSQIVGTQAFFNVLAGERYKTITNEVKLYLQGGYGKAPGVVNEQLRRQAIGSEEVIDVRPADLLKPEMAKLRADIGNLARCEEDVLTFAMFPDIGRKFLEEREAGTLTPEALLPIPEAGAVAGPGGEGVPTEFVIDVHGETYRVDITGVGVKAEGKRHFYLSIDGMPEEVVFEPLNEFVSGGGSKRKQASGPGHVSTTMPGNIVDVLVKEGDTVKAGQPVLITEAMKMETEVQAPIAGKVTAIHVAKGDRVTPGEILIEIEG from the coding sequence ATGTCCAAGAAAATTCACGTAACCGACACAATCCTGCGCGACGCCCACCAGTCCCTGCTGGCCACCCGCATGCGCACCGAAGACATGCTGCCGATCTGCGACAAGCTCGACAAGGTGGGCTACTGGTCCCTGGAAGTCTGGGGTGGCGCGACCTTCGATGCCTGTGTGCGCTTCCTCAAGGAAGACCCATGGGAGCGTCTGCGCAAGCTGCGCGCCGCACTGCCCAACACCCGCCTGCAAATGCTGCTGCGTGGCCAGAACCTGCTGGGCTACCGCCACTACAGCGACGACGTGGTCAAGGCCTTCGTCGCCAAGGCCGCGGTCAACGGCATCGACGTGTTCCGCATCTTCGATGCCATGAACGACGTGCGTAACCTGCGTGTGGCCATCGAAGCGGTCAAGGCTGCTGGCAAGCACGCCCAGGGCACCATCGCCTACACCACCAGCCCGGTGCATACCATCGACGCCTTCGTTGCCCAGGCCAAGCAGATGGAAGCCATGGGCTGCGACTCGGTGGCGATCAAGGACATGGCCGGCCTGTTGACCCCGTTCGCCACTGGCGAACTGGTCAAGGCGCTGAAGGCCGAGCAGTCGTTGCCGGTGTTCATCCATTCCCACGACACTGCCGGCCTGGCCGCTATGTGCCAGCTCAAGGCTGTGGAAAATGGTGCCGACCACATCGACACCGCGATCTCCAGCTTCGCCTGGGGCACCAGCCACCCAGGTACCGAGTCGATGGTCGCCGCGCTCAAGGGCACCGAGTTCGACACGGGCCTGGACCTGGAGCTGCTGCAGGAGATCGGCCTGTACTTCTATGCCGTACGCAAGAAGTACCACCAGTTCGAAAGCGAGTTCACCGCGGTGGACACCCGCGTGCAGGTCAACCAGGTGCCAGGCGGCATGATTTCCAACCTGGCCAACCAGCTCAAGGAGCAGGGCGCGCTCAGCCGCATGAACGAAGTGCTGGCGGAGATCCCGCGCGTACGTGAAGACCTCGGCTTCCCGCCGCTGGTGACCCCGACCTCGCAGATCGTCGGCACCCAGGCGTTCTTCAACGTGCTGGCTGGCGAGCGCTACAAGACCATCACCAACGAGGTGAAGCTGTACCTTCAGGGCGGTTACGGCAAGGCGCCAGGCGTGGTCAACGAACAACTGCGTCGCCAGGCGATCGGTAGCGAAGAAGTGATCGACGTGCGCCCGGCCGACCTGCTCAAGCCGGAAATGGCCAAGCTGCGCGCCGATATCGGCAACCTGGCCCGCTGCGAGGAAGACGTGCTGACCTTCGCGATGTTCCCGGACATCGGTCGCAAGTTCCTTGAGGAGCGTGAAGCCGGCACCCTGACTCCTGAAGCCCTGCTGCCGATCCCGGAAGCCGGCGCCGTGGCAGGCCCGGGCGGCGAAGGTGTGCCGACCGAGTTCGTCATCGACGTGCACGGCGAGACCTACCGCGTCGATATCACCGGCGTGGGCGTCAAGGCTGAAGGCAAGCGTCACTTCTACCTGTCCATCGACGGCATGCCGGAAGAAGTGGTGTTCGAACCGCTCAACGAGTTCGTCAGCGGCGGCGGCAGCAAGCGCAAGCAGGCCAGCGGCCCAGGCCATGTGAGCACCACCATGCCGGGCAACATCGTCGATGTGCTGGTCAAGGAAGGCGACACCGTCAAGGCTGGCCAGCCGGTGCTGATCACCGAAGCCATGAAGATGGAGACCGAAGTCCAGGCCCCGATCGCCGGCAAGGTCACTGCCATCCACGTGGCCAAAGGCGATCGCGTCACGCCGGGCGAGATCCTGATCGAGATCGAAGGCTGA
- a CDS encoding acetyl-CoA carboxylase biotin carboxylase subunit, with product MIKKILIANRGEIAVRIVRACAEMGIRSVAIYSDADRHALHVKRADEAYSIGAEPLAGYLNPRKLVNLAVETGCDALHPGYGFLSENAELAEICAERGIKFIGPAADVIRRMGDKTEARRTMIQAGVPVTPGTEGNVADIHEALAEGDRIGYPVMLKATSGGGGRGIRRCNSREELEQAFPRVISEATKAFGSAEVFLEKCIVNPKHIEAQILGDSFGNVVHLFERDCSIQRRNQKLIEIAPSPQLTPEQRAYIGDLAVRAAKAVNYENAGTVEFLLADGEVYFMEMNTRVQVEHTITEEITGIDIVREQIRIASGLPLSVKQEDIQHRGYALQFRINAEDPKNNFLPSFGKITRYYAPGGPGVRTDTAIYTGYTIPPFYDSMCLKLVVWALTWEEAMDRGLRALDDMRVQGVKTTAAYYQEILRNPEFRSGQFNTSFVESHPELTNYSIKRKPEELALAIAAAIAAHAGL from the coding sequence GTGATAAAAAAAATCCTGATCGCCAACCGGGGTGAAATCGCAGTTCGGATCGTGCGTGCTTGCGCCGAGATGGGCATTCGCTCTGTGGCGATCTATTCCGACGCCGACCGTCATGCCTTGCACGTCAAGCGCGCCGACGAGGCCTACAGCATCGGTGCCGAGCCTCTGGCCGGTTATCTGAACCCGCGCAAGCTGGTCAACCTGGCCGTGGAAACCGGCTGTGATGCGCTGCATCCAGGTTACGGCTTCCTGTCGGAAAACGCCGAGCTGGCGGAAATCTGTGCCGAGCGTGGCATCAAGTTCATCGGCCCTGCCGCGGACGTCATTCGCCGCATGGGCGACAAGACCGAAGCGCGCCGCACCATGATCCAGGCCGGTGTACCGGTAACCCCCGGTACGGAAGGCAACGTCGCCGACATCCACGAAGCGCTGGCCGAGGGTGACCGCATCGGTTATCCGGTGATGCTCAAGGCCACTTCCGGTGGTGGCGGACGCGGTATCCGTCGCTGCAACAGCCGTGAGGAGCTGGAGCAAGCCTTCCCCCGTGTGATTTCCGAGGCCACCAAGGCCTTCGGCTCGGCGGAAGTGTTCCTGGAAAAATGCATCGTCAACCCCAAGCACATCGAGGCGCAGATCCTGGGTGACAGCTTCGGCAATGTGGTGCACCTGTTCGAGCGCGACTGCTCGATCCAGCGCCGTAACCAAAAGCTCATCGAGATCGCCCCAAGTCCGCAACTGACCCCGGAACAGCGCGCCTACATCGGCGACCTGGCGGTCCGCGCGGCCAAGGCCGTGAACTACGAGAACGCCGGTACCGTGGAGTTCCTGCTCGCCGATGGCGAGGTGTACTTCATGGAGATGAACACCCGCGTGCAGGTAGAACACACCATCACCGAAGAAATCACCGGCATCGACATCGTGCGCGAGCAGATCCGCATCGCTTCGGGCCTGCCGCTGTCGGTCAAGCAGGAAGACATCCAGCACCGTGGCTACGCGTTGCAGTTCCGTATCAACGCCGAAGACCCGAAGAACAACTTCCTGCCCAGCTTCGGCAAGATCACCCGTTACTACGCGCCCGGCGGCCCAGGCGTGCGTACCGACACCGCGATCTACACCGGCTACACCATTCCGCCGTTCTACGACTCCATGTGCCTGAAGCTGGTGGTCTGGGCGTTGACCTGGGAAGAAGCCATGGACCGCGGCCTGCGGGCCCTGGACGACATGCGCGTGCAAGGTGTGAAGACCACCGCCGCGTATTACCAGGAGATCCTGCGCAATCCGGAATTCCGTAGCGGCCAGTTCAACACCAGCTTCGTGGAAAGCCACCCGGAACTGACCAACTACTCGATCAAGCGCAAACCCGAAGAGCTGGCCCTGGCCATCGCCGCCGCCATCGCCGCCCACGCAGGCCTGTGA
- a CDS encoding LysR family transcriptional regulator — translation MRKSLMRMTLRQLQIFNEVCDLRSYSRAAEEMALTQPAVSLQIRQLEELVGQPLFEYVGKKLYLTEAAEALQRASRDIFGRLENLDMQLSDMQGSLQGQLKLAIESSAKYFVPHLFAAFKQRHPEVNLTLTVVNRAQAIRRLSDNRDDLIIMSMVPQDMGLEFMPFLNNPIVAVAPPDHPLCKLETLRLQDLEPHTLLIREQGSGTRKACEEYFKDKRVHFTQTLEVASADAQRECVIAGLGIALLTRHALNLELATGVLKELPVEELPLYRSWCVVQSKAKRQSPVALAFLAFIRNERAKISGLVERFSGKMPPIPAKP, via the coding sequence ATGCGTAAGTCATTGATGCGTATGACATTGCGTCAGTTACAGATCTTCAACGAGGTGTGTGATCTGCGCTCCTACAGCCGGGCGGCAGAGGAAATGGCGTTGACGCAACCCGCCGTAAGTCTACAGATCCGCCAACTTGAAGAATTGGTCGGCCAGCCGTTGTTCGAGTACGTAGGCAAGAAGCTCTACCTGACCGAAGCGGCCGAAGCCTTGCAGCGTGCCAGCCGGGACATCTTCGGGCGCCTGGAAAACCTCGACATGCAGCTATCGGACATGCAGGGCTCACTACAGGGCCAGCTCAAACTTGCAATCGAGTCCAGCGCCAAATACTTCGTGCCCCACCTGTTCGCCGCCTTCAAGCAACGTCACCCTGAGGTCAACCTGACCCTGACGGTGGTCAACCGGGCCCAGGCGATCCGCCGGCTCTCGGATAACCGCGACGACCTGATCATCATGTCCATGGTGCCCCAGGACATGGGCCTTGAGTTCATGCCGTTCCTGAACAACCCGATCGTAGCCGTGGCGCCCCCCGACCATCCGCTGTGCAAGCTGGAGACACTGCGCCTGCAGGATCTTGAACCTCATACGCTGCTGATCCGAGAGCAGGGTTCGGGCACTCGCAAGGCCTGCGAGGAGTACTTCAAGGACAAGCGCGTGCACTTCACCCAGACCTTGGAGGTCGCCTCGGCCGATGCCCAGCGCGAATGTGTGATCGCAGGCCTGGGCATCGCCCTGCTCACGCGCCATGCGCTGAACCTGGAGCTGGCCACCGGCGTGCTCAAGGAGCTACCGGTGGAAGAACTGCCGCTGTACCGCAGCTGGTGCGTGGTGCAGTCCAAGGCCAAACGGCAATCACCGGTAGCCTTGGCGTTCCTTGCGTTCATTCGCAACGAACGGGCAAAGATCAGCGGGCTTGTGGAGCGATTTTCGGGGAAGATGCCGCCGATACCTGCCAAACCGTGA
- a CDS encoding PA3496 family putative envelope integrity protein, with protein sequence MARDHDGSFQPTAKARKQQEKDQRRMEFRRAIESYCDQRQLLREITDYPDLRDITVWQVSAASSPKIAPQAR encoded by the coding sequence ATGGCACGTGATCATGACGGTTCGTTCCAACCCACCGCCAAAGCTCGCAAGCAGCAGGAAAAGGACCAGCGCCGCATGGAGTTTCGCCGCGCGATCGAAAGCTACTGCGACCAGCGTCAGTTACTGCGCGAAATCACCGACTACCCCGACCTGCGGGACATCACGGTTTGGCAGGTATCGGCGGCATCTTCCCCGAAAATCGCTCCACAAGCCCGCTGA
- the hexR gene encoding transcriptional regulator HexR — protein MNLLQHIAQSRHLLRKSELKVADHVLLDPAAVMHSSMADLAHSVGISEPTIVRFCRAIGCSGFQDLKLKLAQSLAAGASFGQFAIHEDDSVADYSLKIFDTTLHTLMEVREHLNPQALQQAVTAMAQAQRVEFYGFGASGAVAADAQHKFFRLLLSAAAYSDPHMQAMSAVTLKPGDVAVCISQSGRSKDLLITANLVRESGANLITLCPSQTPLAELSTVNLAIDVHEDTEIYTPLTSRIAHLVVIDVLAMGVAMARGPSLVNHLKSVKRSLRSLRLSPKSIKATDD, from the coding sequence GTGAATCTGTTGCAACATATCGCCCAATCGCGCCATTTGCTGCGCAAATCGGAACTGAAAGTGGCCGACCATGTGCTGCTCGATCCGGCTGCCGTCATGCACAGCTCAATGGCCGACCTCGCCCACAGCGTGGGGATCAGCGAGCCGACCATCGTGCGTTTCTGCCGCGCGATCGGTTGCTCGGGCTTCCAGGATCTCAAGCTCAAGCTGGCCCAGAGCCTGGCCGCAGGCGCCAGTTTTGGCCAGTTCGCCATCCATGAAGACGACTCGGTCGCCGATTACAGCCTGAAGATTTTCGATACCACCCTGCACACCCTGATGGAAGTGCGCGAGCACCTCAACCCTCAGGCCCTGCAACAGGCGGTGACGGCCATGGCCCAGGCCCAGCGTGTGGAGTTCTATGGTTTCGGTGCCTCGGGCGCAGTGGCTGCCGATGCCCAGCACAAGTTCTTCCGTCTGTTGCTCAGCGCCGCGGCGTATTCCGACCCGCACATGCAGGCCATGTCGGCGGTGACCCTCAAGCCTGGCGACGTAGCGGTGTGCATTTCCCAGTCGGGCCGTTCCAAGGACCTGTTGATCACCGCCAACCTGGTGCGCGAAAGCGGCGCCAACCTGATTACCCTGTGCCCGAGCCAGACGCCCTTGGCCGAGTTGTCCACCGTCAACCTGGCCATCGACGTGCACGAAGACACCGAAATCTACACCCCTCTGACCTCTCGCATCGCTCACCTGGTCGTGATCGACGTACTGGCCATGGGCGTGGCCATGGCCCGGGGGCCGAGCCTGGTGAACCACCTCAAGAGCGTGAAACGCAGCTTGCGCAGCCTGCGCCTGTCGCCCAAGTCGATCAAGGCGACCGACGACTGA
- the zwf gene encoding glucose-6-phosphate dehydrogenase, translating into MTIPCDILVFGGSGDLALHKLLPALYHLYREARLHNAVRIIALARRNLPRDEYLKLAERNCRAQIARQDFDEEVWRRFCARLDYFAMDASQSADFVRLARYLGEPGGLARIYYLATAPNLFVPIANHLRIAGLADSEARIVLEKPIGHSLESATAINEAIGAVFDESQVFRIDHYLGKETVQNLMALRFANALLEPVWRNGQVDHVQISVCETLGVENRGAYYDRAGATRDMLQNHLLQLLCLVAMEPPAQFEAEAVRDEKVKILRALKPISGQDVQDKTVRGQYGTGRIGGQEVPAYYFEKDVDNDSDTETFVAVQAQIDNWRWAGVPFYLRTGKRMARRSSQIVIQFKPVPHELFSGGQVNQLLIQLQPDERISLRMMTKSPGKGMRLEPVELDLNLAQVFGQTRRWEAYERLLLDVLAGDSTLFMRRDEVEAAWAWIDPILQGWEEHFQAPRPYPAGSNGPEQANSLLAHQGRHWHS; encoded by the coding sequence TTGACTATTCCTTGCGACATCCTGGTCTTCGGCGGTTCGGGCGATCTGGCCCTGCACAAGCTACTGCCGGCGCTCTACCACCTCTATCGCGAGGCTCGCCTGCACAATGCCGTGAGGATCATCGCCCTGGCGCGGCGCAACCTTCCCCGGGACGAATACCTCAAGCTCGCCGAACGCAACTGCCGAGCGCAGATCGCCCGCCAGGATTTCGACGAGGAGGTCTGGCGACGCTTCTGCGCGCGCCTGGACTACTTCGCCATGGATGCCTCGCAAAGCGCCGACTTCGTTCGCCTGGCACGCTATCTGGGCGAGCCTGGAGGCTTGGCGCGCATCTACTACCTGGCGACTGCGCCCAACCTGTTCGTGCCGATCGCCAACCATCTGCGCATCGCAGGCCTGGCCGACAGCGAGGCGCGGATCGTGCTGGAAAAACCCATCGGCCATTCACTCGAATCGGCCACGGCCATCAACGAGGCGATCGGCGCGGTGTTCGACGAGTCCCAGGTGTTTCGCATCGACCATTACCTGGGCAAGGAAACCGTGCAGAACCTCATGGCGCTGCGCTTTGCCAATGCCCTGCTGGAACCGGTATGGCGCAATGGCCAGGTCGACCACGTGCAAATCAGCGTCTGCGAGACATTGGGCGTAGAAAACCGCGGCGCCTACTACGACCGTGCGGGCGCGACCCGGGACATGCTGCAGAACCATCTGCTGCAGCTGCTGTGCCTGGTGGCCATGGAGCCGCCGGCACAATTCGAGGCCGAGGCGGTGCGTGACGAAAAGGTGAAGATTCTGCGTGCTCTCAAGCCGATTAGCGGTCAAGACGTGCAGGACAAGACCGTGCGCGGGCAGTATGGCACCGGTCGGATCGGCGGCCAGGAAGTGCCGGCGTACTACTTCGAAAAGGACGTGGACAACGACAGCGACACCGAGACCTTCGTCGCGGTGCAGGCACAGATCGACAACTGGCGATGGGCTGGCGTGCCCTTCTACCTGCGTACCGGCAAGCGCATGGCGCGGCGCTCCTCGCAGATCGTCATCCAGTTCAAGCCCGTACCTCACGAGCTGTTCAGTGGCGGGCAGGTCAACCAGTTGCTGATCCAGCTGCAACCCGATGAACGCATCAGCCTGCGCATGATGACCAAGAGTCCGGGCAAAGGCATGCGCCTGGAGCCGGTGGAGCTGGACCTGAACCTAGCCCAGGTGTTCGGCCAGACCCGTCGCTGGGAAGCCTACGAACGGCTGCTGCTGGATGTGCTCGCGGGCGACTCGACGTTGTTCATGCGTCGCGACGAGGTCGAGGCTGCCTGGGCCTGGATCGACCCGATCCTGCAAGGCTGGGAGGAACACTTCCAGGCACCACGCCCCTACCCCGCCGGCAGCAACGGCCCGGAGCAGGCCAACAGCCTGCTGGCCCACCAGGGCAGGCATTGGCATAGCTGA